CGTGCAGCAGATGCAGCCGTTGCTCATCTCGACCAGTTCGTCCTCGCCACGATGCAGCTCGACATGGCGTCGCACATCGTCGGCGTCAACGTTCACTTCGCTCATGTCATTGACGATCACGGCAACCTTCAGGCCGGCGCGGTTGCGCAGGATGTGGTTCAGCAACGTCGTCTTCCCGGCGCCGAGGAACCCGGACAGCACCGTCACCGGAATCCGCGCCGGCGGAACGGCCGGCGCGGACCGATTCACCGGCGCAGTCATGCGGTCGTCTCCGACGCGCGGTCCAGGTAGCCTTCGAACAGGTCGGCTACGACATAGCCGTCGTCGGCGGCGTCGCCCCACAGATCCTTCACGCGAAATTCGACGTGATAAGTCGGCTGATGCGCAGCGTGGGGGTCGCCATGGCCGATCGCGTCCGGGAACGGCCACGATTCGGTCGTCCGGTGCAGCACGACGCCTTCCTTGCCGCGCACGTAGCCCGGCGCGCGGATGTGCCCGCTCACGCATTCGTCGCGAACAATCACGCGATCGCCGACCTCGAACCGCGCCGAGCCGGCAGGCGCCGCGCGGCCGGCGGAATGCGGCGGGTTCGCGAGCCGGAAATGCGAGCCGAGCGCGCCGTCGAGTTCGTCCTGCGTCAGCACGCCGGTTTCGACAAGCAGCGTCGCGGTCGCAATCACGTAGCGCTCGTAGTAGCGCGTGCCGACGTGCTGACGCACGTCGATTCGTTCGACCGCGTGACGCACTTCGTCGACGCTGAATTTTTTCAGTTGGTCCACGCCGATGAACATCAGGCTGTACGCGAGATGCTCCCAGTCTTCCTTGAAGACCGGCTTGTAGCCGAGACTGTTGATCGTGTGCGGCACCGGGCCGAAGCCCTGGAAGCCGCCGAGGTCGTGAAAGCCGTCCATGAGTGATCTCCGCGATGAAGGGGGATAGGAAAGTGCGTGCGGGTCAGCTCACGCGCGGTAGCGCGACGCCGATCAGCACGTCTTTCGTGACAAGGGTGCGCAGTTGTTCCTCGGTCATGTGCTCGCTGCCGGCCGGCCGCACCGGCAGCACGAGATAGCGGCTTTCGGCCGTCGTGTCCCAGACTTTCACGACGACGACGTCGGGCAAGTCGGTGCCGAGTTCGCGCAACACCGTACGCCCTTCGCGGACGAGCCGCGCGCGGTATTCGAAGCCCTTGTACCACTCGGGCGGCAGCCCGAGCACCGGCCAGTTCGTGCACGAGCACAGGCTGCAGACGATCACGTTCTTTAGCGTCGGCGTATCTTCAAGTGCCACGATGTATTCGCCCTGCGGGCCGGTGTAGCCGAACTGCGCGCACGCGGCCGTGCCATCCCTCAGCAGCAGCTCGCGAAACGCCGGATCGACCCACGCGCGCGCGACGATGCGCGCGCCGTTGGCCGGATCCCAGGTCGTGGACATCAATTCCTTCAGGC
The DNA window shown above is from Burkholderia pyrrocinia and carries:
- the nthA gene encoding nitrile hydratase subunit alpha, with translation MSVIPSAETASTPGERAWALFRVMKEKNLIPDGYIEGLKELMSTTWDPANGARIVARAWVDPAFRELLLRDGTAACAQFGYTGPQGEYIVALEDTPTLKNVIVCSLCSCTNWPVLGLPPEWYKGFEYRARLVREGRTVLRELGTDLPDVVVVKVWDTTAESRYLVLPVRPAGSEHMTEEQLRTLVTKDVLIGVALPRVS
- the nthB gene encoding nitrile hydratase subunit beta; the encoded protein is MDGFHDLGGFQGFGPVPHTINSLGYKPVFKEDWEHLAYSLMFIGVDQLKKFSVDEVRHAVERIDVRQHVGTRYYERYVIATATLLVETGVLTQDELDGALGSHFRLANPPHSAGRAAPAGSARFEVGDRVIVRDECVSGHIRAPGYVRGKEGVVLHRTTESWPFPDAIGHGDPHAAHQPTYHVEFRVKDLWGDAADDGYVVADLFEGYLDRASETTA